In a genomic window of Candidatus Omnitrophota bacterium:
- a CDS encoding dephospho-CoA kinase translates to MIYVVGVTGGICSGKTSVARMMAEKGALVMDADVVAHELMQPGESVFEEVKDWLGDEVLTAGGQIDRKKVARAVFEDPDAVERLNGIVHPAVIKRILEDIERLRSGQEARVVVLDVPLLIEANMVDLVDLLVVVRADEAVQIKRSQERMGLSPEETQQRMRYQLPMEEKERLADCVIENSGNLDETKRQVDKIWNEMIVANLEIRRAG, encoded by the coding sequence ATGATCTATGTGGTGGGGGTCACAGGAGGCATCTGTTCGGGTAAGACATCCGTCGCCCGGATGATGGCGGAAAAGGGTGCGTTGGTCATGGATGCCGATGTCGTAGCGCACGAGTTGATGCAGCCGGGTGAAAGTGTCTTCGAAGAGGTGAAGGACTGGCTCGGAGACGAAGTCCTGACAGCCGGGGGGCAGATCGACCGCAAAAAGGTGGCCCGCGCTGTATTCGAGGATCCCGACGCTGTGGAACGATTGAATGGAATTGTCCACCCCGCGGTAATCAAAAGGATCTTGGAGGATATCGAAAGACTTCGGTCCGGGCAGGAGGCAAGAGTCGTGGTATTGGATGTGCCCTTGCTTATCGAGGCCAATATGGTTGACTTGGTGGACTTGCTTGTGGTGGTGCGTGCGGATGAGGCCGTTCAGATTAAACGTTCTCAGGAGAGGATGGGGCTTTCTCCGGAGGAAACGCAGCAGCGCATGCGGTACCAGCTGCCCATGGAGGAGAAGGAGCGTTTAGCGGATTGCGTGATAGAAAATAGCGGGAATTTGGACGAAACAAAAAGACAAGTGGACAAGATTTGGAACGAAATGATCGTGGCCAATCTCGAAATAAGGAGGGCCGGTTAG
- the glgA gene encoding glycogen synthase GlgA, whose translation MSILFVSSEAVPYSKTGGLADVAGSLPVALQELGCEVTLALPLYRETERMAADRIPAVEGVSYRLDRTGVRVLFVEHSGYFGRPGIYGEKGVDYPDNLRRFNYFTQKVLEHCKSEGFAPDILHLNDWQCALFPLYLKESVWGGSRFFAKTKTVFTIHNLAYQGLFEAGDFAATGLSKDWMNVEALEFYGRINLLKGGITQSDALTTVSPSYSREIQRKEFGCGLEGVLKQRASDLTGILNGLDIDEWDPEIDEALEVNYTAEVLEDKALNKKALQRELGLVTHFDGPLVGVVSRLASQKGVDLLVEVAKAIYALGMQLVVLGTGDPFYEEALKALAGQYPEEIAAVIGFDSRLARRIYAGSDIFLMPSRYEPCGLGQMISLRYGAVPVVRATGGLRDTVSAYRAPAEGTGFLFEEYRAKALVQTLQEAMAVYHQPELWKALVRRGMSGEFSWTASARKYLKLYRSLCENVTVEVP comes from the coding sequence TTGAGTATACTCTTTGTTTCCAGCGAGGCTGTGCCCTATTCCAAGACGGGCGGCCTGGCCGATGTGGCAGGTTCACTTCCGGTGGCCTTACAGGAGCTGGGATGCGAGGTGACCTTGGCCCTGCCTTTGTATCGCGAGACTGAGCGCATGGCGGCAGACCGTATTCCCGCAGTGGAAGGGGTCTCGTATCGCCTGGATCGCACGGGTGTGCGCGTGCTCTTTGTGGAGCATTCCGGCTATTTCGGGAGGCCCGGGATTTACGGCGAAAAGGGTGTGGACTACCCGGATAATCTTAGGCGTTTCAACTATTTTACTCAGAAGGTGCTCGAGCATTGTAAGTCCGAAGGCTTTGCTCCGGATATTCTTCATCTGAATGATTGGCAGTGTGCTTTGTTTCCGCTTTACCTCAAAGAATCCGTATGGGGGGGGAGTCGTTTTTTTGCCAAGACCAAGACTGTTTTTACCATCCACAATCTGGCTTACCAAGGGTTGTTTGAAGCCGGAGATTTTGCAGCCACAGGATTGAGTAAAGACTGGATGAATGTGGAAGCATTGGAATTTTACGGCCGGATCAACCTCCTGAAGGGCGGCATTACCCAGAGTGACGCTTTGACCACGGTCAGCCCGAGCTATAGCAGGGAAATTCAAAGAAAAGAATTCGGGTGTGGTCTGGAGGGAGTTTTGAAACAACGCGCCTCAGATCTCACTGGGATCCTCAACGGCTTGGATATCGACGAATGGGATCCGGAGATTGATGAAGCGCTTGAGGTGAATTACACGGCCGAAGTTTTAGAGGACAAGGCCTTAAACAAGAAGGCCCTGCAGCGAGAGCTCGGTTTGGTAACCCATTTTGATGGACCTCTGGTGGGGGTGGTCTCGAGATTGGCGTCTCAAAAGGGTGTGGATTTGCTCGTTGAAGTGGCCAAGGCGATCTATGCGCTGGGCATGCAGTTGGTGGTTTTGGGAACCGGCGATCCCTTCTACGAAGAGGCACTTAAGGCCCTTGCCGGACAATACCCGGAGGAGATTGCCGCGGTTATCGGTTTCGACAGCCGTCTCGCGCGCCGCATTTATGCAGGATCGGACATCTTTCTCATGCCGTCGCGTTATGAGCCTTGCGGGTTGGGCCAGATGATCAGCCTGCGTTATGGGGCGGTCCCTGTGGTCCGTGCTACAGGAGGCTTGCGCGATACGGTCTCGGCCTATCGCGCCCCAGCCGAGGGAACGGGTTTCTTATTCGAAGAATACCGGGCCAAGGCTCTGGTTCAGACCCTGCAGGAGGCAATGGCCGTGTATCATCAGCCGGAGCTTTGGAAGGCCCTTGTGCGGCGGGGGATGTCCGGTGAATTTTCTTGGACCGCATCCGCTCGAAAATATCTCAAGCTTTATCGGAGCCTGTGCGAAAACGTAACGGTGGAGGTGCCATGA
- the polA gene encoding DNA polymerase I yields the protein MARKTLYLIDGNGLFYRAYYAMGDLSNSRGMPTGAVYGFATSLRKLIEDRAPDYLAVAFDRPEPTFRHKQMAEYKAHREPMPDDLAEQIPWVKDLVAAFRIPVFELAGYEADDILATLAQAGEDKGLDVYLVARDKDLMQLVTDRVKVLYMDRKEMTEFDSKAVEAKYGVPPKAIPELLALMGDSTDGYAGVPGIGPKKAQQLIREYGTVENLLNKVDLVRSVADKNRLKDHAEEARQSLNMAVLDAAVPLEIEFADMALEEPDYEKLEAIYREMEFRNLLVNLPRQGKTADFPECAQVQNAGDWEAFEKELSQSPCLGLAFFETEKALTLALAPAKKSPVLVSLGPDPGLDRKFRGFWEKTEAVIVGFDLKDLGLCLKRRGAAWAGQGFDIQLGAYLLDPSRSQYPLDELVLEHLDEKVSWDPKAKDPAEICASLGEKAAVLLRLEKPIRAKLEENNLKDLYEQVEAPLIEVLRRMEETGITVDADYLKRFAGELDAELEKTTRRIYKMAGEEFNLNSPKQLAHILFEVLGLPVIKRGKTGPSTDVEVLQTLSFQHDLPQLLLGYREVAKLKSTYVDALPRLISPVTGRVHSSLNQTVTATGRLSSSNPNLQNIPVRTELGRRIRGAFVAPKRDWVLLSADYSQIELRILAHLSGDKELSRSFKEGLDVHTYTASLIYESKMEDVDRQMRAVAKTVNFGIAYGMKAFGLAKDLGIEVADAEAFIQAYFKRYPGVKHYMDAEVEKARSKGYVTTLLNRRRYIPDIKAKNPSIRQFAERTAINTPVQGSAADLIKVAMLEVSRYLGEEAPEGALLLQVHDELVLEMPKKSADKIGLKVKEIMETVLKLDVPVEVSLKVGSNWLEMQALT from the coding sequence GTGGCCCGAAAGACCCTATATCTAATTGACGGCAACGGCCTGTTCTACAGGGCTTACTATGCTATGGGGGACTTGAGTAATTCGCGCGGGATGCCGACCGGGGCGGTCTACGGCTTTGCCACTTCATTGCGTAAATTGATTGAGGACCGGGCGCCTGACTACCTGGCCGTGGCTTTTGACCGGCCGGAGCCGACATTCCGCCATAAGCAGATGGCGGAGTATAAAGCCCACCGGGAGCCCATGCCGGATGATCTCGCCGAACAGATTCCCTGGGTTAAGGATCTGGTAGCGGCTTTCCGGATCCCTGTGTTCGAGCTGGCGGGTTACGAGGCCGATGATATTTTGGCCACACTCGCGCAGGCCGGCGAGGACAAGGGGCTGGATGTTTATCTGGTAGCCCGGGACAAGGATCTCATGCAGTTGGTTACGGACCGGGTGAAGGTCCTCTATATGGATCGTAAGGAAATGACGGAGTTTGACTCCAAGGCAGTGGAGGCCAAATACGGAGTGCCGCCCAAGGCCATTCCGGAGCTTTTGGCCCTGATGGGGGATTCCACCGACGGCTATGCCGGTGTTCCCGGCATCGGCCCCAAAAAGGCCCAGCAACTGATCCGTGAATACGGGACCGTGGAGAATCTTTTGAACAAGGTGGATTTGGTCCGGAGCGTGGCAGACAAGAACCGGCTGAAGGATCATGCCGAGGAGGCCCGGCAGAGTCTGAACATGGCCGTTTTGGATGCCGCAGTGCCGCTTGAGATCGAATTTGCGGATATGGCGCTTGAGGAACCGGATTACGAGAAACTCGAGGCCATTTACCGGGAGATGGAGTTTCGCAACCTGCTGGTGAATTTGCCCCGGCAGGGTAAAACGGCAGATTTCCCGGAGTGCGCACAGGTGCAAAATGCCGGGGATTGGGAGGCCTTTGAAAAGGAACTCTCCCAAAGCCCATGCCTTGGGCTTGCGTTCTTTGAAACAGAAAAAGCTTTGACCCTTGCTTTGGCTCCGGCCAAGAAGAGCCCTGTTCTCGTCTCTTTGGGCCCGGACCCCGGGTTGGACCGGAAGTTCCGCGGTTTTTGGGAAAAGACCGAAGCCGTTATTGTCGGTTTTGACCTCAAGGACCTGGGTCTTTGCCTCAAACGCCGGGGGGCCGCTTGGGCCGGCCAAGGTTTTGATATTCAGCTGGGTGCGTATTTATTGGATCCCTCGCGATCCCAGTATCCTTTGGATGAGCTGGTGTTGGAGCATCTGGACGAGAAGGTTTCCTGGGATCCCAAGGCCAAGGATCCCGCAGAGATCTGTGCGAGCTTGGGCGAGAAAGCCGCTGTTTTGTTGAGGCTTGAAAAACCGATCCGCGCCAAACTCGAAGAGAACAACCTCAAGGATCTTTACGAGCAGGTTGAGGCGCCGCTTATCGAGGTGCTCCGGCGCATGGAAGAGACCGGCATTACCGTGGACGCGGATTACTTGAAGCGCTTTGCCGGCGAGTTGGACGCAGAGCTGGAAAAGACGACGCGGCGCATCTACAAGATGGCGGGCGAGGAATTCAATCTCAATTCGCCCAAGCAACTTGCGCACATTCTTTTTGAGGTTCTGGGTTTGCCGGTGATCAAACGAGGCAAAACCGGGCCGTCCACGGATGTGGAGGTCCTGCAGACGCTCTCTTTTCAGCACGATTTGCCGCAGCTTTTGCTGGGGTATCGTGAAGTGGCAAAGCTCAAGTCCACGTATGTGGATGCCTTGCCCAGGCTGATTTCTCCGGTTACAGGCAGGGTTCACTCGAGTCTTAACCAGACCGTCACGGCAACCGGGCGTCTGAGTTCCAGCAATCCGAACTTGCAGAACATTCCGGTTCGCACTGAGCTGGGCCGCCGGATCCGGGGCGCCTTTGTCGCGCCTAAGCGGGATTGGGTTTTGTTGTCCGCGGACTACTCGCAAATCGAATTGCGGATATTGGCTCATCTCTCAGGAGACAAGGAGCTCAGCCGTTCCTTTAAAGAAGGTTTGGACGTGCACACCTATACTGCCTCGCTTATCTACGAGAGTAAGATGGAGGATGTGGACCGCCAGATGCGCGCGGTGGCCAAGACGGTTAATTTTGGCATTGCTTACGGCATGAAGGCCTTTGGTCTGGCCAAGGACCTGGGAATTGAAGTCGCGGATGCAGAGGCTTTTATCCAGGCCTATTTCAAACGGTATCCGGGTGTGAAGCACTATATGGATGCGGAGGTCGAAAAGGCCCGTTCCAAGGGGTATGTGACAACGCTGCTCAACCGCCGGCGCTATATCCCGGACATTAAGGCCAAGAATCCTTCGATTCGCCAGTTTGCAGAACGCACTGCGATCAATACTCCGGTGCAAGGCTCGGCCGCGGATTTGATCAAGGTGGCTATGCTGGAAGTCTCCCGGTATTTGGGTGAAGAGGCTCCTGAGGGCGCATTGCTTTTGCAGGTCCACGATGAATTGGTCCTGGAGATGCCTAAAAAATCAGCGGACAAGATCGGATTAAAGGTCAAAGAGATCATGGAGACCGTGCTCAAACTCGATGTCCCTGTAGAAGTGAGTTTAAAGGTCGGTTCGAATTGGCTCGAAATGCAGGCGCTCACATAA
- a CDS encoding tetratricopeptide repeat protein: MAYRNQAYQLQMKGDKARAIEGYQKAIALDSTYPAPHNDLGVLYEEMGDFDKAERHYLKALQLDPNYVSGYSNLALLYERQGKMDRAVQFWEKRVDLGDPDDAWTVKARERLAVLQPDRYAPPPAASPKSRSERMADAERPFPGTAEPTGDALDLYRVGLKEYRKANYPEAWEAFKRALEQDPQNAKISEYMDRSLEQMKRVHKQVLDQKEDNLAKMQTERRFAVAEKIEDHYVMGKVYFKRGDYSRAKTEFEQILVTLHESDL; the protein is encoded by the coding sequence GTGGCCTATAGAAATCAGGCTTACCAGCTTCAGATGAAGGGAGACAAAGCCAGGGCCATCGAAGGTTACCAGAAGGCCATTGCGCTGGATTCAACCTATCCTGCGCCGCATAACGACTTGGGCGTGCTCTACGAGGAAATGGGAGATTTCGACAAGGCGGAGCGGCATTATCTCAAGGCGCTGCAGCTCGATCCGAACTACGTAAGTGGTTATTCGAACCTGGCTTTGCTCTATGAGCGCCAGGGCAAAATGGACCGGGCCGTACAGTTTTGGGAGAAGCGGGTGGATCTCGGGGACCCGGATGACGCTTGGACGGTCAAGGCGCGTGAGCGTCTGGCTGTGCTCCAGCCGGACCGTTATGCTCCCCCTCCGGCGGCCAGCCCCAAATCCAGATCTGAGAGGATGGCGGATGCGGAAAGGCCTTTCCCGGGTACGGCTGAGCCCACGGGCGATGCGCTGGATTTGTACCGGGTGGGTCTTAAGGAGTATAGAAAAGCCAATTATCCTGAAGCCTGGGAGGCGTTTAAGCGGGCCCTGGAGCAGGATCCCCAGAACGCAAAAATTAGCGAGTACATGGACCGCAGCCTGGAACAGATGAAGCGCGTTCACAAGCAGGTCTTGGATCAGAAGGAGGACAATCTGGCCAAGATGCAGACGGAGAGGCGATTTGCGGTTGCGGAGAAGATTGAAGATCATTATGTGATGGGAAAGGTCTACTTCAAACGAGGAGACTACAGCCGAGCCAAGACTGAATTCGAACAGATCCTCGTGACGCTACACGAGTCGGATCTCTAG